The nucleotide window AGACCAGCGCCAATTAAGTAGCGTTAGCCTCCTAGGGCGTTCCTTCAAAGCGTGTCACATGTATGGTTaaactctttttcttcttaattataataatacgtaaatcttttgcgtattcagaaaaaaaaaactaagtaGCATTAGCCTCCAAACAAAGGGTAAGTGTGCAAATTACCTGATGATCTGTAAGCTTATGAGGCCTTCCTTGCAATCCAAACGACCGTTCAGCTGGTGGCCTCAACAGTGAATTTTGGATGATTctggatgattcaatagtgttctgtgagaaaGAATAAGCTAAAACAAGCGAAAACAATCCGATAGTAGACCAGCCGAACGCAGTGcaagtcttttttttttgaaaaaaaacaaaGTAGACGCTCGCAAACGTGCATCCAAGCTCATCATCCTTTTGAACAAATATACACACAAGGCAACTAATTCCTTGTTTTTTACAGTAAATAAATTCCTTATGTTGTGTGGTCCATGCATAAAGTAACTATATGGACTCGTCTACTACTGAAAGAATGAATTAATAGCACCAATAATTTATAGAACAAATAATCTTGAAAAAATACGATCACATGTGTCTCACATGTAACGGATTAATGGCTTAATCGATAGGTATATGACTTAAGTTTGAATGGAATGATTCTAAACAggcttatttttttataaatctaatcaAACTTATAAATATTTGACACCTCGAAAAACAAAATATATAGTTATATTTTAGGAGAGATGAGTACACTACCGGCATGTTTGATACAGTCTCATTTCCCGGTGACAAAAATACTTCACGTTTGGTACAGCCTCACTAGTCACTACGGTAGAGTCGTGAGGTGAAACTACCTTGAATCACGCACCTATATTGACACTGTTACTCCGATCGAGGCCCACCACGCTGGCACCACTCTCCGTCCTCTCTACAATAAATAGTACAATATCTTTTCCTCGGAAATATTTAAGTCATATATTTCTGAGGTGACACAAATATTTCAGAGCTAAGAAGAGAGCGCAGGAAATGGAAATCATTTCTGGTCCCAGTCGTAACACATGGGCTCATCATCTTCACGGAATCACGGTTCGTAACACATGGTCTTGCCGGATTCTTTTCCGAGGCATTTTCACCGGAGTTTCGACCGAGCATCTCCGTAACTGACATGCACGGCGCTTCCTGGTCAGGAAATGACAGTGAAGTCTATTGGTCTCGTGCCACGTGGAGAATCCTCATGCAGTCGGGGGAGAAAGCACGCTGCACGCGCCGTTGGCGTTGGCCTGCGCCCTGCGCTGCGCATGCCATGCGATGTGGCTGGCCGGGAAGGGAAGCCACAGGGAGAGGCACAAAGTTGCGCTGGGCCCGGGATCCCACACTCCGACCAGGCCCGTGCCATGCGCGCCACCAACCAGGCCCCTGCCCCACCCAACACGTGGTCgtgagggcagtcccaatgaaagaaactagtagtttctataacataggataccgcgcCAAAAAAGTACtgttttccaacccatggtttctatgagtaataactattttctctttctctctcccaactctatcttttcctccaatgggagtgcgacacgagctccctagaaactggtggtttctccccaatggcgatttcatggtttcttagtgcattgggtcaagagtgaTGTGGGCACGGCCGCGGCTGACTCATCGGCTGGTCGCCCTCGCAGCTCGGTGGCTGGTGGAGCCCGACAAAAGTGGCTGGGTCCACACGTCAGTTCGTGCTTGCACGACTGGAGCCGCTGGCAGGGGTCCCAAGCTCTGTGAGCCGAGCCGGTTCTGACTTGTGAGCCACTTCGCCGTACCTGGCGTGGTCCATCCTCACGTGGACGTGGCAACTGCTGTCTGGCGCTGAGCCTGAGCAAGCCCCGCTGCCGAGTGCGTGCCGGGGAGGCGGCGGGGACGCGAGGGCAAGCGGAAAGGATTTCCGATTTCTTTACCAACCACGACCAAACGAAGGCTGTGATTTAGAGCTTGTTTGGTTAGCTTTTAAAATTTGACAGtcaaaaaatttgacaacaaaaagttagcccttgtttagttcgcgaaatttggattttggggctactgtagcaccttcgtttttatttggtaaatagtgtccaaacattgactaattaggcttaaaacgttccgGCTCGcaaatttcccaccaaactgtggcaattagtttttcttattcgtctacatttaatggctccatgcacgggccgcaagcattcgatgtgacaggtactgtagcaactttttggattttggggtggaactaaacaaggaagCTATAACATTTGCCACAGATTTAATAATTAATTGTAAGGTGTTGGTAAATTTTGACAACAATCTATatagagacaaaaaaaaaagaaaacttgaCTTGCCTAGGTTTTAGCAACCAAAAAATTGGCTATCAACCGATCAACCTCTTAATGTATTGTTATCCTCTCAATATGATTCCACTTCATTACCGTTTATATTTACACTTGCCAACCAAACAACACCGTGACTCCGTGAGTCACACATTCTTCGTTTTGGCCTTGAATATGTTAAATGTTTGTAGATTCAAAATACAAGATTGATGTTGTGTATAACTTGCTAATATTTTTAAACATATAACTCTTTTCTGTTTGATGTAATTTATTTTTCTATAATATTGGATCTAGTCAATTTCATAACAAATACATACCATGTCGACTTCTAATTTACTTAATTTTATCAGAAAAGCTAGCTAATTAGTTGTCCCAACCTTTAGATAATTTCAAGTTTGTTACTCCTATCGTCCTGAAATATAAGGTATCTCAGTTTATCTTGAGCCAAACTATTTTAAACAAaccaaatataaaaaaaaattattaacATCAACCATATCAAAGAGCTaagttatgaaaatatattttagaaTATAGCTAATTATGCTTATTTGATGTCATAGTGATCAttgttttttctataaatttggtcaaacttggtaTAATTTGACTTATGACAACTTAAAATCTCGTTTGTTTCATGACGGAGGGATTTTTGTATCACTCTGTCCTGGAATATAAAGTATCATAGCTTCAAAATTTGTCCTAAATTATATGGTATTCTATATTGCTCAGCATCATCCATGCATATCTGCCTTTTAAAATCCAGCTATGCATGTATCCATACCATGCTTTTTAAACACCATCTGGCTCATGTAATCGATACACAAATTCAATAGCATGCATGCCTTTTAAAACTATGTCGGCCTTATTTAAAATTACTTGATACCTTGTATTTCAGGACAAGAGAGTAAGTATTTAGATTGTGATCAAGAAAATTTACCGTTAGGCTATAATTTAGAAAGGAATTTTTGCGCACTAATTTTTGAACAATGTACTTTTCAAAACACAACTTAGCTTCGATCCAAAGTATATATAGTAGAACAAAAACGGACTACCTCGCTAGTTAAATAAAGAAGAACTTGGAACCGGCACTAGTCGGAAAGCTTGAACTGGCTTTTGTGGTGAACTAGAacaatggattttttttttacgAGGAATGCAACGACCAGTTCCATATTCTGGAGTTAGTTTGGATTTTGGAACATTGGAACTATAGACTGATACAAGATTTATTGTGTCATATCATACGTGATATAGTTGGGCAGATCCTCTTATATTATATATACTCCGTTCATTTTAAATTCGAATTATTAAGCTGTTTTATGACTAAGTAAAGAGTACAACAAAAGACTAATTTATTTCTAACTGATTAGTTAGTTTGGTTGTCAACTTATTTAATTTTATAGTAATACATAGTTAACGATATAAACCCATATCATTATTTCGGCTACCAAATTTGCAAGATGGTGTTTAAAAGGTACGTATATATGGATAACCAGATATGATTGAACAACATAGAATATCTTATactttaatataattttaaaccTTCAATGCCTTGTATTTTAagatatttatatatttatatataatgTATTGATAAATAGGCTAGTATGACATGTGGCGCTCTGCCTCCCTACCTCCGCCTTCTCCCTCGCCGCCCCCGGCCACCGGCTACCTCGCTGCTGGTAGTGCCGCCCACCTCCCACCCCGCCCCTCGCCCCTgccctcttcctcgtcctcgccCCCGCTGCCGCTCACCGCCCCTGCCACCGTGCCGTGGAGCTCCGCTGAAACCCTAGCGCGCCCATGACAACCTCCTTCTTCTCCCCCCTCCTTCTTCCACGACGTGCTCTGGCCATAGGCGCCCCCACCACGACCTGACCCGGTCGCCTCCGCTGCCGCCAGGACCTTATTAACACCGCCCTCCCGCCCGTCCTACCACCTGGCCGGTTTGCCTCCCCCGAGCCCCTTGTCTTCTAAGCCCGTCGGGGTAGAGAAGAAGAGAGTGAGAGTCGTAGAGAGAGGGCGGCGCCGTTGTCGTCAGAACCCTCACACCGCCGCGATCTTCTTCGTCTCCGGCACGGACACGGGCGTAGCGTGGGAAAGGGTCGATGTCGCCGTTGGAACCCTAACGCCGCAgccatcttcttctttttcttcggtGCGGGCGCAGGTGTGGAATGAAGAGGGAGACGCGCGGGAGGGGGTCACGCCGTCGCGTACTTGAGATTGCGTATGACGATAGAGAcaattccctgtgtgccattaaaaaagatcgcaatgccctgtgtgcccctgaaaaaagttcagcggtcttcagcgccactgctccaactttttcgtgccctccatgccacttccgtcagtttgggctctaacgctgtcaaactgcaggtgtgaaaaagacgaaaatgcccttaagtgtaaatatgtcattaatttttttgagcatcttaaccacttcaaatgaaaaaactcaaaactagaaagttgcagatctcgtcgagatctataatttatatatatatataatattttcatttaattccgtaaaaaatatgatttgatatgattaatatatcttagaaaaatcatattatttttttgtgaaattaaatgaaaataatttttatataaaaaattatagatctcgacgagatctacaaatttctagttttgagtttttcatttgaagtcgttaagatgctaaaaaaaaattaatgacatatttagacttaagggtatttttgtcttttcacacctgcagtttgacggcgttagagcctgaACTGACGGAAGTGGTATGGAGGGCACgaaaaagttagagcagtgacgctgaagaccgttgaactttttcaaagacacaggacattaCGATTTTTTTTTTAATGCCACACAGGAATTCCCCCGCGACGATACCCAGTTCAAAGCGGTTCTAAATTTTTCCGTTTCATGACCAAGATTTTCGCTCGCACGTGTGCGATGCAAAGAGCACAAGCCGTCAACCATTTGGGCAGCTCGATGGATTTGTAGCCAAGCCGAACTTCCACGCCTAGTCTCCTACCAGATACCGTACCGAGCCCGCACCTACGCTCTTTCTCTGCCGTCACGCCCCACATTGTCATAGACGTAGACTCGCCACCAAACCCTGGTGGTACGACCGCTCTAATTGCAGCCACAATCCCCAAACTACCCTTCCCCCTCCGTTCCATTTCCACCGTCTCGTCGCCACCCGGCGGCAACTACCCCACCCCCTCCGTCGTCGTCGCTCACGGCTACCAACCCCTCCTCCTCCGCCCGCCAATAAGTACCGCCCCGCTCGCCATCTCCATTTCCTCAGAGGAGACGCCCTGCACTGCACGCCTCCTCCCCCATCTACCACTACCTACCCATCTACCACCTCTCGCTCGACCGCCTCGCTCGCAATGGCGCTGGCCACcaactccgccgccgccgccgcagcagcggcCGTATCCGGCGGCGCGGCTATCCCAGCCGCGCCGCGCGGCCGCGTTCCTCCCGCTGAAGAGGCGCACCATCTCCGCCATCCACGCCGCCGACCCGTCCAAGAACAACGGGCCCGCCGtccccgcggccgccgccgccaagtCCTCCGCCTCAGGCTGTGGCCACGCCGGAGAAGAAGCCGGCGGCTCCGGGGAAGTGGGCGGTCGACAGCTGGAAGTCGAAGAAGGCGCTGCAGCTCCCCGAGTACCCGAACCAGGAGGAGCTGGACACGGTGCTCAAGACCATCGAGACGTTCCCGCCGGTCGTGTTCGCCGGTGAGGCGCGCCACCTCGAGGAGCGCATGGCCGAGGCCGCCATGGGCCGCGCCTTCGTCCTCCAGGGCGGTGACTGCGCCGAGAGCTTCAAGGAGTTCCACGCCAACAACATCCGTGACACCTTCCGTATCCTGCTCCAGATGGGCGCCGTGCTCATGTTCGGTGGTCAGGTGCCGGTCGTCAAGGTACCAACCAACCCACCAAAATCCACCAGACCACTACTAAATTCCAGTCACCACCAGGCATGACGGTTTGCCAGATCTGATTCGACCTGTTCCGACGTTGTTGTGCATGGTAGGTGGGGAGGATGGCTGGCCAGTTCGCCAAGCCAAGGTCCGAACCGTTCGAGGAGAGGGACGGCGTTAAGCTGCCGAGCTACAGGGGCGACAACGTCAACGGCGACGACTTCACGGAGAAGAGCCGCGTGCCAGACCCGCAGAGGATGATCCGCGCCTACGCGCAATCGGTGGCGACACTCAACCTGCTCCGCGCGTTCGCGACCGGAGGGTATGCTGCCATGCAGCGCGTCACACAATGGAACCTCGATTTCATGGATCATAGGGAGCAAGGTGATAGGTGAGAAAAAACACCCCTTTTCCTGCGTTTTTCAGTAGCGCTTTTGGTGTGGTGTGGAGGTTGTGAAGTCGCTGTCGTGTCAGAACGAAAATCTCTTGCACACATCTCGTTATCACGATGATATGATGAAGAAAAATAACTAGTTATGCAATATAGGTTGCCAGTGATAGCACGGATCCGCCTCTTTTGGTGCTAATTTCAAAGTGGATGTAACTATTCTTAGATACTGAACATTTTGATGAAAGTTTAAAATATGGATGGAACTAGAACCATTCTTAAAATAGAGCAATGGTGTTCAGCATTTTTTGTGGTTCTTATCGTTTGTTAGTTGTCAATGGCGTAAAAATCACGTGGCTCTTTTGGGCCATAAAAGTCAGTAGTACGAAGTTGGGTATAAGTAGCTGCAGTAGAACATGTCGGATCTTTCCCTTTACATGTCCCTTTCTTTTGAGGAAGCTTCTAGCAGGGCATCGCTGTCTTTGAGTGCATCTCCTTGTTGCATATGttgattttttgttttgtttgcgTAAACAAGGTACCATGAGAAAGTATTATTGTCAGTCAATAAAACATGTCACTGGTAATCTGACCATGAAATTCCTTATTGGTCATATTTAATGCATACAATTTTTCTTTCGGTTCAAGGTTTTGATTTACACATGGCAATGTAGTCTATACTGTTTAATCGATGTACTTTATAATATTTTTGTGGACTAAGTATTTGGATTTTCCTGGAAAATTGTTGCCCCACCAAAGTTTTCACAAGTCTCCATCAGAAGGGCACATGTAAAACAACAATTTGTAACCAGAGATACAAGAATAGCTTCGCTAATCATATATTATTGCTACATGATTACATCGAATGTTTATCTAATTTTGGTTGAATTAAAATTTTGTCCGTGTAGCATGGATCCGCCTCTTTTGGTGCTAATTTCAAAGTGGAA belongs to Miscanthus floridulus cultivar M001 chromosome 4, ASM1932011v1, whole genome shotgun sequence and includes:
- the LOC136550403 gene encoding LOW QUALITY PROTEIN: phospho-2-dehydro-3-deoxyheptonate aldolase 2, chloroplastic-like (The sequence of the model RefSeq protein was modified relative to this genomic sequence to represent the inferred CDS: deleted 2 bases in 2 codons), which gives rise to MALATNSAAAAAAAAVSGGAASQPRRAAAFLPLKRRTISAIHAADPSKNNGPAVPAAAAAKSPPQAVATPEKKPAAPGKWAVDSWKSKKALQLPEYPNQEELDTVLKTIETFPPVVFAGEARHLEERMAEAAMGRAFVLQGGDCAESFKEFHANNIRDTFRILLQMGAVLMFGGQVPVVKVGRMAGQFAKPRSEPFEERDGVKLPSYRGDNVNGDDFTEKSRVPDPQRMIRAYAQSVATLNLLRAFATGGYAAMQRVTQWNLDFMDHREQGDRYRELAHRVDEALGFMTAAGLTVDHPIMTTTDFWTSHECLLLPYEQALTREDSTSGLFYDCSAHMLWVGERTRQLDGAHVEFLRGVANPLGIKVSDKMNPSDLVKLIEILNPSNKPGRITIITRMGAENMRVKLPHLIRAVRNAGLIVTWITDPMHGNTIKAPCGLKTRPFDSILAEVRAFFDVHDQEGSHPGGIHLEMTGQNVTECIGGSRTVTFDDLSDRYHTHCDPRLNASQSLELAFIIAERLRKRRMRSGLNNSLPLPPLAF